The following coding sequences are from one Salinicoccus sp. Bachu38 window:
- the tkt gene encoding transketolase, protein MPLTQVSTEQLSINSIRTLSIDAIEKASSGHPGLPMGAAPMAYTLWTRHMLHNPEHSKWFNRDRFVLSAGHGSMLLYSLLHLSGYDVTMEDLKNFRQWESRTPGHPEVHHTDGVETTTGPLGQGLATAVGMAMAEAHLSSVFNKEDFPIVDHYTFALISDGDLMEGISHETASLAGHLGLGKLIVLYDSNDISLDGELSKSFSDNTQMRFNAYGWQVLSVDDGNDTEDIGGALEKAKSNIDQPTLIEVKTTIGFGSPNKSGSSESHGAPLGEEEVKLTKEYYGWAHEPFDVPKSVYEDFNEKVIKTGAEAESNWNRLFEGYEEKYPEDAKQLALAMNGELPQDWEKNLPTYEEGKDVLATRASSGEVLNAIAEAVPNFLGGSADLAGSNKTLIKNQKDFSRKSFEGRNIWFGVREFAMAAALNGMALHGGLKVYAGTFFVFSDYLRPAVRLSALMQLPVTYVFTHDSIAVGEDGPTHEPVEHLASLRTMPGLSVIRPADANETQAAWRLSMESKDRPTALVLTRQDLPTLEGTQENAYKGVEKGAYVVSKESKDVLDAILLATGSEVQLAVKAKKALSEKNINVRVVSMPSWDRFEEQDEAYKNEIIPPNVKKRLGIEMASPFGWREYVGDEGEVLGIDTFGASAKGERIMEECGFTVENIVKIVEDMLI, encoded by the coding sequence CTATCCATTGATGCTATTGAGAAGGCAAGTTCCGGACATCCAGGATTGCCTATGGGTGCAGCTCCAATGGCTTACACGCTGTGGACGAGACATATGTTACACAATCCGGAACATTCCAAATGGTTCAACCGGGACCGTTTCGTCCTTTCTGCTGGTCACGGTTCAATGTTACTTTACAGTCTGCTTCATTTATCTGGTTATGATGTGACGATGGAAGATTTAAAAAACTTTCGCCAATGGGAATCACGTACTCCAGGCCATCCTGAAGTACATCATACAGACGGTGTAGAAACCACTACAGGTCCGTTGGGGCAGGGGCTGGCTACCGCTGTTGGAATGGCTATGGCAGAAGCGCATCTCTCTTCAGTATTTAACAAGGAAGATTTTCCTATTGTTGATCATTATACTTTTGCACTTATCAGTGATGGTGATCTGATGGAAGGTATTTCTCATGAAACTGCTTCACTTGCAGGTCATCTTGGGTTGGGCAAGCTGATTGTGTTATACGATTCAAATGATATCTCTCTAGACGGGGAATTAAGCAAGTCATTTTCTGACAACACACAAATGCGGTTTAATGCTTATGGATGGCAAGTGCTTAGCGTTGACGACGGAAATGATACCGAAGACATAGGGGGTGCTCTGGAAAAAGCAAAAAGCAACATTGATCAGCCTACATTGATTGAAGTTAAGACCACTATTGGTTTCGGCTCCCCAAACAAGTCTGGATCTTCTGAATCTCATGGTGCACCCCTCGGTGAAGAAGAAGTGAAATTGACTAAAGAATATTATGGTTGGGCACATGAGCCTTTTGATGTGCCTAAGAGTGTATATGAAGACTTTAATGAAAAAGTCATTAAAACAGGTGCAGAGGCAGAAAGTAACTGGAACCGTTTATTTGAAGGATATGAAGAAAAGTATCCGGAGGATGCTAAACAGTTAGCTTTAGCAATGAACGGAGAATTACCTCAAGATTGGGAAAAAAACTTGCCGACATATGAAGAGGGTAAAGATGTACTCGCTACACGTGCTTCCTCAGGAGAAGTGTTAAACGCAATTGCTGAGGCAGTGCCGAATTTCCTTGGAGGCAGTGCCGATCTTGCTGGGTCCAATAAGACACTGATTAAAAATCAGAAAGACTTCTCAAGAAAGAGTTTCGAAGGCCGCAATATATGGTTTGGGGTTAGAGAATTCGCTATGGCTGCTGCACTTAATGGTATGGCGCTTCATGGTGGTCTTAAAGTTTATGCGGGAACATTTTTCGTTTTCAGTGATTATCTTCGTCCGGCAGTGCGTTTATCTGCGCTTATGCAATTGCCTGTCACTTATGTTTTTACACATGATTCAATCGCTGTGGGTGAAGATGGTCCTACACATGAGCCAGTCGAGCACCTTGCATCTCTCCGTACAATGCCTGGATTATCAGTGATTCGACCTGCAGATGCAAATGAAACACAAGCAGCATGGCGTCTTTCAATGGAATCTAAGGATAGGCCAACTGCATTGGTACTGACAAGGCAAGACCTTCCCACTCTTGAAGGCACACAAGAAAATGCATACAAAGGTGTAGAAAAAGGTGCATATGTGGTAAGTAAGGAAAGCAAAGACGTACTAGATGCAATTCTACTTGCTACTGGCTCTGAAGTTCAATTAGCTGTCAAAGCCAAAAAAGCTTTATCTGAAAAGAATATAAATGTTCGTGTGGTCAGTATGCCATCTTGGGACAGATTTGAAGAACAAGACGAAGCATATAAAAATGAAATCATCCCCCCGAATGTGAAGAAACGCCTCGGGATTGAAATGGCCTCTCCCTTCGGTTGGAGGGAATACGTTGGAGATGAAGGAGAAGTCCTCGGAATAGACACTTTTGGAGCTTCAGCAAAAGGTGAAAGAATCATGGAAGAGTGCGGGTTTACCGTAGAGAATATAGTGAAGATTGTAGAAGATATGCTAATTTGA
- a CDS encoding thiamine phosphate synthase has translation MNSVGLIFFLNMLVNKGFPKDKLIIHSNIRVLEALRLKAIHFKEGDPMAYAYKARHPEISVSMSTHSMKSISEARENGLDHVFFGHVFESASKKGVRPRSLDEMERAVDMDIPVMAIGGIGQHTIGDLPDGFSGICAISLFMDHNLEEIRAVRRAWYENV, from the coding sequence ATGAATTCAGTTGGGCTGATATTCTTCCTCAATATGCTGGTGAATAAGGGGTTCCCGAAGGATAAACTGATCATCCATAGCAACATCCGGGTGTTGGAAGCGCTTCGGTTGAAAGCCATTCACTTCAAAGAAGGGGATCCGATGGCATATGCCTATAAAGCGAGGCATCCAGAGATATCTGTCAGCATGTCGACACATTCCATGAAAAGCATCAGTGAGGCCAGGGAGAATGGTCTGGATCATGTCTTCTTTGGTCACGTTTTTGAAAGCGCTTCTAAAAAGGGAGTGCGACCGAGATCTTTGGATGAAATGGAGCGGGCTGTAGATATGGACATTCCGGTCATGGCTATCGGTGGAATTGGTCAGCACACGATAGGCGATTTGCCCGATGGGTTCAGCGGCATATGTGCCATTTCATTATTTATGGATCACAATCTTGAAGAAATCAGAGCAGTAAGAAGGGCGTGGTATGAGAATGTATGA
- a CDS encoding thiazole synthase has product MFKIGPFELESRLLLGTGKFENEEIQSGAIAESGTEVLTFAVRRMNLYGKNLPNPLANVDLNDFITFPNTAGAKTAKEAVRIAEIASHAGVCDMIKVEVIGDDKTLLPDPLGTYEACRVLLEKGYIVCPYTSDDVVLARKLEELGVHAIMPLASPIGTGRGINNPLNMRYIVEQANVPVIVDAGIGSPKDACHAMELGADAVLLNTAISAAKDPVKMASAMKLGIEAGRLSYEAGRIPVKYTAQASSPADGLGFL; this is encoded by the coding sequence TTGTTTAAGATAGGACCTTTTGAATTGGAATCAAGATTACTCTTGGGGACAGGCAAGTTTGAAAATGAGGAAATACAATCCGGTGCGATAGCCGAATCAGGAACGGAGGTACTTACTTTTGCCGTCAGACGCATGAATCTGTATGGCAAGAACCTTCCGAATCCTCTGGCAAACGTGGATTTGAATGATTTTATCACTTTTCCCAATACAGCTGGGGCAAAAACGGCTAAAGAAGCTGTAAGAATTGCCGAAATCGCAAGCCATGCTGGTGTATGTGACATGATCAAAGTCGAGGTGATTGGAGATGACAAGACCCTGCTCCCCGACCCTCTCGGCACATACGAAGCATGCAGGGTACTTCTGGAAAAAGGCTATATCGTATGCCCCTATACTTCAGATGATGTAGTGCTGGCGAGAAAGCTGGAGGAGCTCGGCGTCCATGCCATCATGCCCCTCGCATCCCCCATAGGCACCGGCCGTGGTATCAACAACCCCCTCAATATGAGGTATATTGTTGAACAGGCAAATGTACCTGTTATCGTGGATGCGGGAATCGGCTCGCCGAAAGATGCATGCCATGCGATGGAGCTCGGTGCAGATGCAGTACTATTGAATACGGCAATATCTGCTGCAAAAGATCCGGTCAAAATGGCAAGTGCGATGAAATTGGGGATAGAAGCCGGAAGGCTGAGTTATGAAGCTGGGAGGATTCCAGTGAAGTATACTGCACAAGCATCCAGTCCCGCCGACGGGCTTGGATTTCTATGA
- a CDS encoding nucleoside hydrolase produces MKKVIMDVDTGVDDALAILYALESRQLDVLGITTVNGNVPLEMVNVNTLKILSLAGREEIPVQPGADRPLLRESEHVHHIHGDDGIGNALDGFEHNNQCEAQFAADFIIEQAKNHPGEITLIAVGPLTNLALAFRKEPNLSKWLSEVVIMGGLVSEAGRGNKLPNSEFNIFTDAEAARIVFHSGAETTLVSLDVTKQTLLSSYDVEVLEGRKYHDFVRQSTEVYRAFSKERFNLDGCALHDPLTVGYVLNRDFLKTEKHYVDVETISPLGYGQTICDFGGLLGKEPNVTICTDVDGEAFVAHFLETLGKEG; encoded by the coding sequence ATGAAGAAAGTGATAATGGATGTCGACACGGGCGTCGATGATGCGCTGGCCATCCTGTATGCGCTGGAGAGCAGGCAGCTTGATGTACTGGGCATTACGACGGTGAACGGCAATGTGCCGCTTGAAATGGTAAACGTGAATACACTGAAGATACTGTCTCTGGCGGGCAGAGAAGAGATTCCCGTGCAACCGGGTGCGGATCGGCCGCTGCTGAGGGAATCGGAGCACGTCCACCATATCCATGGAGATGATGGCATCGGCAACGCACTGGACGGCTTCGAACATAACAACCAATGCGAGGCACAGTTTGCTGCGGACTTCATCATTGAACAGGCGAAAAATCATCCGGGAGAAATCACGCTGATCGCCGTCGGCCCCTTGACCAACCTGGCATTGGCATTCAGGAAGGAACCGAACCTCTCCAAATGGCTCAGTGAAGTGGTCATCATGGGCGGACTGGTGTCTGAAGCAGGCAGAGGGAACAAGCTGCCGAACTCGGAGTTCAATATCTTCACAGATGCCGAGGCGGCACGGATCGTCTTCCACAGTGGAGCGGAGACCACACTTGTGAGCCTTGATGTGACGAAACAAACACTGCTTTCAAGTTATGATGTCGAAGTGCTTGAAGGCAGGAAGTACCACGACTTCGTCAGGCAGTCGACGGAAGTCTACCGCGCCTTCAGCAAGGAGAGGTTCAACCTAGACGGCTGTGCACTGCACGACCCGCTTACGGTCGGGTACGTCCTGAACCGTGACTTCCTGAAGACGGAGAAGCACTATGTCGATGTGGAGACAATCAGCCCGCTCGGCTATGGCCAGACCATCTGCGACTTTGGCGGTCTTTTGGGCAAGGAACCCAACGTCACTATATGCACCGATGTGGACGGAGAAGCGTTCGTTGCGCATTTCCTGGAGACGCTTGGCAAGGAAGGGTGA
- a CDS encoding RDD family protein, producing the protein MKMSNVAGFWVRLGARLLDGLLIGMVVGTLVFLFQLDTSSQAVQTGESVVAALYFVLMPVFLYGYTVAKRVLNIRVVRKDGTNVGFGTMVVREVIGGFIYGITFGIALIVSAFMVGLREDKRSIHDLLAGTYVTYDRPEHWE; encoded by the coding sequence TTGAAAATGTCAAACGTAGCAGGATTCTGGGTAAGGCTCGGCGCACGGCTGCTTGATGGCCTGTTGATTGGAATGGTGGTCGGGACGCTCGTCTTTCTGTTCCAGCTAGACACGAGCAGCCAGGCTGTACAGACGGGTGAAAGCGTAGTTGCAGCACTGTATTTTGTACTGATGCCTGTGTTCCTTTATGGTTACACCGTTGCCAAGCGGGTGCTCAATATCAGGGTCGTGAGGAAAGATGGAACAAATGTGGGCTTTGGAACAATGGTTGTACGTGAAGTCATCGGCGGATTCATCTATGGCATCACATTCGGTATTGCACTGATCGTCTCGGCATTCATGGTGGGATTGAGGGAAGACAAGCGCAGCATCCACGATCTCCTTGCCGGCACGTATGTCACATATGACAGGCCGGAACATTGGGAGTAG
- a CDS encoding LolA family protein, producing MNMRWLMLIVAALYLSGCGMKETEETGSRSEESTAEVPDEPSEASEESEETFTSPESMTAESIVEAVEARSEENVNYFLHTRVSMEYEDETQVSETKEWYHKEGEKDFVRREVYNEGMPVQYYVNDGEKAWQYSEGDSVAYVSDVTRGGDMMARPSGVIGNRLRNYQEGHTMALEETVEIAGHAGYHIAFTPKENPGQTALDVYLNVNNGLILKEVMIQDGHQMVYELIAFEGDVEHSPERYAINLPEDVEVIDMSQPEHDTDLDSF from the coding sequence ATGAACATGCGATGGCTGATGCTGATTGTGGCAGCCCTGTATCTTTCAGGCTGTGGAATGAAGGAAACTGAAGAGACCGGATCCCGATCTGAAGAGAGCACGGCTGAAGTGCCAGATGAGCCTTCAGAAGCATCCGAAGAATCGGAAGAGACATTCACCTCGCCGGAATCGATGACGGCTGAATCCATAGTTGAGGCTGTGGAGGCCCGGTCCGAAGAGAATGTCAACTACTTCCTCCACACCCGGGTTTCCATGGAATACGAGGATGAGACACAGGTGTCGGAGACGAAGGAGTGGTACCACAAGGAAGGGGAGAAGGATTTCGTTCGCCGGGAAGTATATAATGAAGGGATGCCTGTACAGTACTATGTGAATGACGGCGAAAAGGCATGGCAATACAGCGAAGGGGATTCTGTGGCCTACGTCAGTGATGTGACGCGGGGCGGAGACATGATGGCCCGACCTTCCGGAGTCATAGGCAACCGGCTCCGCAACTATCAGGAGGGCCATACGATGGCACTTGAGGAGACCGTGGAGATTGCCGGTCACGCCGGATATCATATCGCTTTTACACCAAAGGAAAATCCAGGGCAAACAGCGCTTGATGTCTACCTTAATGTCAATAATGGGTTGATTTTAAAGGAAGTCATGATTCAGGATGGCCACCAGATGGTGTATGAACTGATCGCCTTTGAAGGGGATGTTGAGCATTCACCTGAACGTTACGCGATCAATCTGCCGGAAGACGTAGAGGTCATTGATATGTCCCAGCCGGAACATGATACGGATCTAGACAGTTTCTGA
- a CDS encoding GntR family transcriptional regulator: protein MLKYQRIADDIEHYIVDNKLKQGDKLPVLEELRRNYEVSKSTITKALELLEMKGIIYQVRGSGIFVRRHKRKGYINLDENQGFRSGLNEFQLTSEVLNLEVVKPSEEVMANLSISAGEDVYYVKRLRFIHGQRLCIEESYYKKSVVPFLNEQIVSESIFTYLREGLKLEIGFSDNFFHIGKLTKTEADLLALRTGDPALYYESVYHLPNGEAFDYSKLVYNFQEAQFYLQINSLS, encoded by the coding sequence ATGCTGAAGTACCAGAGGATTGCCGACGATATAGAGCACTACATCGTTGACAATAAATTAAAGCAGGGGGATAAGCTGCCTGTGCTTGAAGAACTCAGAAGAAATTATGAAGTAAGCAAAAGCACGATCACAAAAGCGCTTGAGCTGCTGGAGATGAAAGGGATCATCTATCAGGTGCGAGGCAGCGGTATTTTCGTCAGGCGGCATAAGAGGAAAGGCTATATCAACCTCGATGAGAATCAGGGATTCAGATCCGGACTTAATGAATTTCAGCTTACGTCTGAAGTCCTCAACCTCGAAGTGGTGAAACCGTCGGAAGAAGTCATGGCCAATCTTTCGATTTCAGCTGGAGAAGATGTCTACTATGTAAAGCGGCTGCGTTTCATCCATGGACAGCGGCTGTGCATTGAGGAGTCATACTATAAGAAATCCGTCGTTCCTTTCCTGAATGAACAGATTGTCTCGGAATCCATATTCACCTACCTCAGGGAAGGGTTGAAACTGGAGATCGGCTTCTCGGACAACTTCTTCCATATCGGGAAGCTCACAAAAACTGAAGCGGATCTGCTGGCATTGAGAACCGGAGATCCTGCGCTGTACTACGAATCGGTCTATCACCTTCCAAATGGGGAAGCGTTCGATTATTCAAAGCTTGTCTATAATTTTCAGGAAGCGCAGTTCTACCTGCAGATCAACAGTCTTTCATAA
- a CDS encoding ThiF family adenylyltransferase, giving the protein MERYNRQASFAPFGTEGQHQLMKTRIMIMGGGALGSHLAEQLARMGVGHLTVIDMDVVELSNLHRQALYDEHDAESMSPKVEVLKKNIGRINRHVGFDALHVELTPRNIEEILNVYQPDIVLDGMDNFEMRFLINEACHKLGIPWVYGAAVGSKGTVYAMDYTGPCLKCMLDIIPDTGESCAINGVLPPAIHQVISYEIGEVIRYASGEGFSKKLISLDIFTMKNQTMDIDGLKDGSCPVCDRSEYELLNKKESGPIEALCGGTYMFRLKRTAFDSAEYLPGNIKKETPFVKLISYKDIEMTVFQDGRMNVYGIPSDDLAYDFYRTLLKSIR; this is encoded by the coding sequence ATGGAACGCTACAATAGACAGGCAAGTTTCGCCCCCTTCGGGACAGAGGGCCAGCATCAGCTGATGAAAACACGGATAATGATCATGGGAGGCGGCGCATTAGGCAGTCATCTGGCAGAACAGCTTGCCCGTATGGGAGTGGGTCATCTGACGGTCATCGACATGGATGTCGTGGAACTGTCCAATTTGCATAGACAGGCGCTCTATGATGAACATGATGCCGAATCCATGTCTCCGAAGGTCGAGGTACTGAAAAAGAATATTGGCCGAATCAATCGACATGTCGGATTTGATGCTCTGCATGTCGAACTAACCCCGCGTAACATCGAAGAAATATTGAATGTTTATCAGCCGGATATCGTATTGGATGGCATGGACAACTTTGAGATGCGATTTCTAATCAACGAAGCATGTCATAAGCTAGGCATTCCATGGGTTTATGGTGCAGCGGTAGGAAGCAAAGGTACAGTATATGCCATGGACTACACTGGACCTTGTTTGAAATGCATGCTCGATATCATTCCCGACACAGGGGAAAGCTGTGCAATCAACGGAGTGCTTCCACCTGCCATACACCAGGTCATAAGCTACGAAATCGGCGAAGTGATCCGGTATGCCTCAGGAGAAGGGTTCTCTAAAAAACTCATATCTTTGGACATTTTTACAATGAAGAACCAGACGATGGACATCGATGGCTTGAAAGATGGGAGCTGTCCTGTCTGTGACAGAAGTGAATATGAATTGTTGAATAAAAAAGAAAGCGGTCCTATTGAGGCATTGTGTGGAGGAACATACATGTTCAGGTTGAAAAGGACTGCCTTCGACAGTGCAGAATATCTACCTGGTAATATCAAGAAGGAAACTCCCTTTGTAAAGCTTATCAGTTATAAAGATATAGAAATGACCGTATTTCAGGATGGTCGGATGAACGTGTATGGAATCCCATCAGATGACTTGGCCTACGATTTTTATAGGACACTTTTAAAGTCTATCAGATGA
- the thiS gene encoding sulfur carrier protein ThiS yields the protein MECRINGDSFSFEYEMSIHEILESLELDHDRIIVEHNNVLIKKKDFNEYIVREADRLELLEFVGGG from the coding sequence ATGGAATGTAGAATCAACGGGGATTCATTTTCTTTTGAGTATGAAATGAGTATCCATGAAATATTGGAATCGCTTGAACTGGATCATGACCGAATCATTGTCGAGCACAATAATGTGCTCATAAAAAAGAAGGATTTCAATGAATATATCGTAAGAGAAGCAGATAGGCTGGAACTATTAGAATTTGTAGGAGGCGGTTAA
- a CDS encoding aconitate hydratase yields MPLNVAQKLIQDHLVSGEMKPGEEIGLKIDQTLTQDATGTMVMLELEAMGIDKVKTEVSAQYVDHNLIQDDHRNPDDHQFLRSAAQKFGVHYSRPGNGVSHPVHMQELSIPGKTLLGSDSHTCANGCMGMLAMGAGGIDVTMAMAGEPYYVEMPRIMGVKLTGKLPDWVSAKDVILEMLRRHTVNGGVGRIIEYYGPGLDDLSAMDRHVIANMGAELGATTSVFPSDEEVKRFMETQGRADEWVELKADEGAEYDDHDEINLSELVPLIAKPTSPDNVVSVEEIAGQEIYQSYIGSSANPGYRDFAVAAEIVKDKQIANGISFDINPTSRLLLQQLVENKHIASLLSSGARLHQAGCNGCIGMGQAPATDQNSLRTTPRNFPGRSGTKEDKVFLCSPEIAAASALTGVITDPRTLDMDYPEIPEAAAIKTNEMLEAPPEDTSNIEITKGPNVSTIPDFDPIEDNFDMPVLLKMDDNISTDEILAGGSRVLPFRSNIPKISTFVFEGIDETYTERAEEKLEEGGHMIVAGNNYGQGSSREHAALAPRYLGLKVVLVKDFARIHLQNLINFGILPLTFADREDHKKIDEGDVIEFRNVHQAIRDGNTFTVRLKDSGEEITVKHSMTSRHLDIMLAGGIINWAKQRQ; encoded by the coding sequence ATGCCATTGAATGTGGCCCAAAAGTTGATTCAGGACCATCTCGTTTCGGGAGAAATGAAGCCCGGAGAAGAGATTGGACTGAAGATCGACCAGACGTTGACGCAGGATGCGACGGGTACGATGGTGATGCTGGAACTGGAAGCGATGGGCATAGACAAGGTGAAGACGGAAGTCTCTGCACAGTATGTCGACCACAACCTGATACAGGATGATCATCGGAATCCCGATGACCATCAGTTCTTAAGGAGTGCGGCACAGAAATTCGGCGTACACTACAGCAGACCCGGCAACGGCGTCAGCCACCCTGTGCATATGCAGGAACTGTCGATACCTGGCAAGACGCTGCTTGGCTCGGACAGCCATACATGCGCGAATGGGTGCATGGGAATGCTCGCGATGGGGGCCGGCGGCATCGATGTGACGATGGCCATGGCTGGGGAACCGTACTACGTGGAAATGCCCCGCATCATGGGTGTGAAACTGACAGGGAAGCTGCCGGACTGGGTCAGTGCGAAGGATGTCATTCTTGAGATGCTGCGCCGCCACACTGTGAATGGAGGCGTCGGCAGAATCATCGAGTATTACGGCCCTGGACTCGATGACCTTTCTGCAATGGACCGGCACGTCATCGCCAACATGGGTGCTGAACTCGGCGCAACGACATCGGTTTTTCCATCAGATGAGGAAGTGAAACGCTTCATGGAGACACAGGGACGCGCCGATGAGTGGGTCGAACTGAAGGCTGACGAAGGGGCAGAGTATGACGACCATGATGAAATCAACCTCTCGGAACTGGTGCCGCTGATTGCGAAGCCGACCAGCCCGGACAACGTGGTCTCTGTCGAGGAGATTGCAGGGCAGGAAATCTACCAGTCATACATCGGCTCTTCCGCAAACCCGGGGTATCGGGACTTTGCGGTCGCAGCAGAAATCGTCAAAGATAAACAGATTGCCAACGGCATTTCATTCGACATCAATCCGACATCACGCCTACTGCTCCAACAGCTGGTGGAGAATAAACATATCGCCAGTCTGCTTTCCTCAGGTGCACGGCTGCACCAGGCAGGATGCAACGGCTGTATCGGTATGGGACAGGCACCGGCGACAGACCAGAACAGTCTACGGACGACCCCGAGGAACTTCCCGGGACGATCCGGAACGAAGGAGGACAAGGTTTTCCTCTGCAGTCCGGAAATTGCAGCCGCTTCGGCGCTGACCGGTGTCATCACCGACCCGCGGACACTCGATATGGACTACCCAGAAATACCAGAAGCCGCAGCCATCAAAACGAATGAAATGCTCGAAGCCCCTCCGGAAGACACCAGCAACATCGAAATCACGAAGGGACCGAACGTGTCGACCATCCCGGATTTCGATCCAATCGAGGACAACTTCGACATGCCTGTGCTGCTCAAGATGGATGACAATATCTCGACGGATGAAATACTCGCCGGCGGATCAAGGGTACTGCCATTCCGCAGCAACATTCCAAAAATCAGCACATTCGTATTTGAAGGCATCGATGAGACCTATACGGAAAGGGCAGAGGAGAAGCTGGAAGAAGGCGGACACATGATTGTGGCCGGCAACAACTATGGCCAGGGTTCGAGCCGTGAGCACGCGGCACTTGCGCCCAGGTATCTCGGCCTGAAAGTGGTGCTGGTCAAAGACTTCGCCAGGATCCACCTGCAGAACTTGATCAACTTCGGTATTCTGCCGTTGACCTTCGCTGACCGAGAAGACCATAAGAAGATCGATGAGGGGGATGTCATCGAGTTCAGGAATGTCCATCAGGCCATCCGGGACGGAAACACATTCACCGTCCGGCTGAAGGACTCCGGTGAAGAGATTACGGTCAAGCACAGCATGACCAGCCGGCATCTTGATATCATGCTGGCCGGAGGCATCATCAACTGGGCGAAACAGCGACAATAA
- a CDS encoding NAD(P)/FAD-dependent oxidoreductase: MYDVAVVGSGVIGMSIAKALDEYGLKIAVIDRDEPGKHASYKAGGMLGAQNEFNEDGALFRMALASRSRFEALSRTFLEEHDLDIEFRQGGLIKMAADEDDIPDLESQYQFLNSHDPRVQKLSEPALDNLTQGSVVYRNLSIHIPNDGQINAWKYTRALLTSVITKGIDRFCRTEVHQISKRFDSYMLKTSAGDIHADKVIVAGGAWSGKLLETYDISPMISGVKGEVLLVEHEGLNIDQTVFMTNGCYIVPKNKNRFLIGATSYFNDFSVGVSDVGTEWLKTQATATIPVLAESRLLKKWSGVRPYTVREQPIMDELNNGLFVITGHYRNGILLSPLIGDLVADWVIKNQRPELLRPFQVTRGGVGNGM; this comes from the coding sequence ATGTATGATGTTGCAGTTGTAGGATCTGGTGTCATTGGCATGTCCATAGCAAAAGCACTTGATGAATACGGCTTGAAAATAGCGGTAATAGACCGTGATGAGCCGGGTAAGCATGCTTCATATAAAGCCGGTGGCATGCTCGGTGCCCAGAATGAATTCAATGAAGACGGGGCTCTTTTCAGAATGGCCCTTGCATCGAGAAGCAGATTTGAGGCTCTGAGTCGGACATTCCTGGAAGAACATGATCTGGATATCGAATTCAGACAGGGGGGACTGATCAAGATGGCGGCAGATGAGGATGATATTCCTGATCTCGAATCCCAGTATCAATTTCTCAACAGCCATGATCCGCGGGTCCAGAAATTGAGCGAGCCGGCACTCGATAATTTGACACAGGGGTCGGTCGTATATCGCAATCTATCCATCCATATTCCAAATGATGGACAGATTAATGCATGGAAATATACCAGGGCACTGCTTACCTCAGTCATCACAAAAGGAATCGACCGTTTCTGCAGGACTGAAGTCCATCAGATATCGAAAAGATTCGATTCCTACATGCTGAAGACTTCAGCCGGTGATATCCATGCAGATAAAGTGATAGTTGCCGGAGGCGCATGGAGTGGGAAGTTGCTGGAAACTTATGATATATCACCCATGATTTCAGGTGTAAAAGGAGAGGTGCTGCTTGTTGAACATGAGGGTCTGAATATCGACCAGACAGTATTCATGACCAATGGATGCTACATCGTCCCCAAAAATAAAAATCGATTTCTGATCGGAGCGACAAGCTACTTCAATGATTTTTCAGTGGGCGTATCGGATGTCGGGACAGAATGGTTGAAAACTCAGGCCACAGCGACCATACCGGTACTTGCTGAAAGCCGCCTGCTGAAGAAATGGTCTGGTGTACGTCCATATACGGTTCGCGAACAACCAATCATGGACGAACTGAACAATGGACTCTTTGTCATCACCGGACACTATCGAAATGGCATTCTGCTATCACCACTCATTGGAGATCTCGTTGCGGACTGGGTCATCAAAAATCAGAGGCCCGAACTACTCAGGCCATTCCAAGTCACCAGAGGAGGTGTGGGTAATGGAATGTAG